One Vibrio gazogenes genomic region harbors:
- a CDS encoding efflux RND transporter periplasmic adaptor subunit: MKKLSKQWLLFGIILLLVLSAGITYWWLQPEPQPVYATQTVKRGHIENNVLANGMLQASKLVSVGAQVSGQIVTLPVKLGEQVKKGQLIAQIDSLTQQNSLKESLASLASLKAQYRAKQAQIRQARLAYNRQKAMLVDNASSKADYELAESNLAVYQAELDQLSAGIEQAEINVDSAKVDLSYTTISAPMDGTVVYTAVEVGQTVNANQTTPTIVELANLNQMTVKAEISEADVIHVHAGQPVYFTILGQPNHRYHATLRDIEPGPTVMDGDDSDMASSDSEAIYYNGLFDIDNPDGVLRIGMTAQVTIVLNQSDDALIIPSQILRPNDHDPNSHQVPVLVKGQVEFRDVTIGINNKVRAEVLSGLNEGDEVILSLPSGDTYTPRRFRRSMGM; this comes from the coding sequence ATGAAAAAGCTTTCAAAACAATGGTTGTTATTCGGTATCATTTTACTCTTGGTTCTCTCAGCGGGTATTACTTACTGGTGGTTACAGCCGGAACCCCAACCGGTTTACGCAACACAAACCGTGAAAAGAGGCCACATTGAAAATAATGTTCTTGCGAATGGGATGTTACAAGCATCCAAACTAGTCAGTGTCGGTGCCCAAGTCTCCGGACAAATTGTGACTTTACCAGTCAAGCTCGGTGAGCAAGTTAAGAAAGGACAACTCATCGCACAAATCGATAGCCTGACACAACAAAATAGTCTCAAAGAATCCCTCGCCTCTCTTGCGAGTTTGAAAGCACAATATCGCGCTAAACAAGCACAAATCCGCCAAGCACGGCTGGCCTATAACCGTCAAAAAGCGATGCTGGTAGACAATGCCAGTTCTAAAGCCGATTATGAGTTAGCTGAATCGAACCTTGCAGTCTATCAAGCAGAGCTGGATCAACTGAGCGCCGGTATTGAGCAGGCTGAAATCAATGTTGATTCAGCCAAAGTTGATCTGAGTTATACAACCATTTCAGCACCGATGGACGGCACCGTTGTTTATACTGCAGTAGAAGTAGGCCAAACGGTGAATGCCAATCAGACAACCCCCACCATTGTTGAATTGGCGAACCTAAACCAGATGACGGTGAAAGCTGAAATATCCGAAGCAGACGTCATCCATGTTCATGCAGGGCAACCGGTTTACTTTACTATTCTGGGTCAGCCAAACCACCGTTATCACGCGACTTTACGTGACATTGAACCCGGCCCGACTGTGATGGACGGTGATGATAGTGATATGGCATCGAGTGATTCAGAAGCGATTTATTATAATGGTTTGTTCGATATTGATAATCCAGATGGCGTGCTACGTATCGGTATGACTGCACAAGTGACGATTGTCCTCAATCAATCTGACGATGCATTGATTATTCCTTCTCAGATTCTACGCCCCAATGACCATGATCCAAACAGTCATCAAGTCCCGGTATTGGTGAAAGGCCAAGTCGAGTTTCGGGATGTCACGATCGGCATTAACAATAAAGTTCGAGCGGAAGTTCTCAGTGGTCTGAACGAAGGCGATGAAGTGATTCTCAGTTTACCAAGTGGTGATACATATACCCCCCGCCGTTTCCGTCGATCAATGGGGATGTAA
- a CDS encoding SH3 domain-containing protein has translation MKIIMLCCMGLSFTLTAQANSCLKGQTCHHVQNSGHHQLQPKLSVHKANREKLYRGAGNYVVTAKRLNVRGDNLLDGRPVGQLEYGENIYVYRFSRGWAMIQFRNEVAWVSGRYLRYQPSEL, from the coding sequence ATGAAAATAATAATGCTGTGCTGTATGGGATTGTCTTTCACACTCACCGCTCAAGCCAATAGCTGCTTGAAAGGACAGACATGTCATCATGTTCAGAATAGCGGTCATCACCAGCTTCAGCCGAAGCTATCCGTTCACAAAGCGAATCGAGAAAAACTTTACCGGGGTGCCGGTAACTATGTGGTGACGGCAAAACGGTTAAATGTACGTGGTGATAATTTACTGGATGGTCGGCCGGTTGGTCAGTTGGAATACGGTGAGAACATTTATGTTTATCGTTTTTCTCGTGGCTGGGCGATGATTCAGTTCAGAAATGAAGTGGCTTGGGTGAGTGGGCGATATCTGAGATACCAACCGTCTGAGCTTTGA
- a CDS encoding IS630 family transposase (programmed frameshift): protein MMTSDFPKLIRETSDARMRTRLLAISHFVDGKSRTQIAKYLKVSRTSVNNWVVTYLKNGVEGLVEKQHTGRPPRLTEDQLSQLKLYITSNAIKPEGGRLQGTDIIEFIHEEFGLSYSLSGIYKILRKLDLVWITTRSKHPKQSVEAQEAFKKFQIETILKIPGHVALKDVQIWFQDEARFGQRNTTTRIWAEKGTRPRAVQQQQFEYAYLFGAVCVNTGETEAIVVPMSNMEAMKEQLRLISQSTPTDKHAVVIMDQASWHQSYLADSFKNVTIIHIPSYSPELNPIEQVWSWLRQNEIANRCFECYDDIVDKLCSAWNRFCADKSRVISLCFRDWTMLTN from the exons ATGATGACCTCTGACTTCCCAAAACTTATTCGTGAAACATCTGATGCTAGGATGCGTACGAGACTTCTTGCTATATCTCATTTCGTGGATGGAAAAAGCCGCACTCAGATCGCCAAATATTTAAAAGTCAGTCGTACCAGTGTCAATAACTGGGTGGTGACTTATTTGAAGAACGGTGTTGAAGGCTTAGTAGAAAAGCAGCATACAGGCCGTCCTCCACGACTGACTGAAGACCAGCTATCTCAGTTAAAGCTGTACATAACTTCCAATGCGATTAAGCCTGAAGGTGGAAGACTACAGGGAACAGATATTATTGAATTCATACATGAGGAATTTGGCCTATCGTACAGCTTATCAGGTATCTATAAAATATTGAGAAAGCTTGATTTAGTTTGGATAACAACGCGTTCAAAGCACCCAAAGCAATCTGTAGAAGCGCAAGAAGCTTTT AAAAAATTCCAAATCGAAACGATCCTTAAGATCCCAGGACATGTGGCTTTAAAAGATGTTCAAATCTGGTTTCAAGATGAAGCCAGATTTGGCCAGCGCAACACAACCACCCGAATATGGGCAGAAAAAGGGACTCGCCCCAGAGCGGTACAACAACAGCAATTTGAGTATGCGTACCTCTTTGGAGCGGTGTGCGTTAATACCGGAGAAACTGAAGCTATTGTTGTGCCGATGAGCAACATGGAAGCAATGAAAGAGCAACTCAGGCTCATTTCTCAATCAACACCCACGGACAAACATGCTGTCGTCATCATGGATCAAGCCAGTTGGCATCAAAGTTATCTTGCCGATTCATTCAAGAACGTGACTATCATTCATATACCGTCCTATTCACCGGAACTGAATCCAATAGAGCAGGTATGGAGTTGGTTACGTCAGAACGAAATAGCCAATAGATGTTTTGAATGTTATGACGATATTGTCGACAAGCTGTGTAGTGCTTGGAATCGTTTTTGTGCAGACAAAAGCAGGGTCATTTCACTCTGCTTTAGAGATTGGACCATGTTGACCAATTAA
- the nrdG gene encoding anaerobic ribonucleoside-triphosphate reductase-activating protein encodes MNYHQYHQVDVVNGEGTRCTLFVSGCEHQCRGCYNQCTWSPSSGHPFTQELEDQIIADLQDTRICRRGLSLSGGDPLHPANLKAIEQLVKRVKDECPGKDIWMWTGYTLNELSEAQRVIVDMVDVLIDGKFEQEQYDPELLWRGSANQIIHRFKV; translated from the coding sequence ATGAATTATCATCAATATCATCAGGTTGATGTTGTGAACGGAGAGGGTACGCGCTGTACCCTATTCGTTTCAGGCTGTGAACATCAATGTCGGGGCTGTTATAATCAGTGTACATGGTCCCCTAGTTCTGGTCATCCATTTACACAAGAATTGGAAGATCAGATTATTGCAGATTTACAAGATACTCGGATTTGTCGGCGCGGGCTGTCGTTATCTGGCGGTGATCCGCTTCACCCTGCTAATTTAAAAGCTATTGAGCAACTCGTGAAGAGAGTAAAAGATGAGTGTCCCGGTAAAGATATCTGGATGTGGACGGGTTACACGCTCAATGAACTGTCAGAGGCGCAGCGTGTGATTGTCGATATGGTTGATGTGCTGATCGACGGGAAATTTGAGCAAGAACAGTACGATCCGGAGTTGTTATGGCGGGGGAGTGCCAACCAGATCATTCATCGTTTTAAAGTGTAG
- the nrdD gene encoding anaerobic ribonucleoside-triphosphate reductase, translated as MKPIVIKRDGSRAAFHRDRIQAAVEAAAEHADQELAIYALNVALAVELKLKDYKEVHIAEIQMLVENELMQGPYKSLARSYIEYRHDRDIAREKQSALTREIEGLINESNADLLNENANKDGKVIPTQRDLLAGIVAKHYAKTRILPRDIVQAHEAGDIHYHDLDYAPFFPMFNCMLIDLKGMLTHGFKMGNAEIDTPKSISTATAVTAQIIAQVASHIYGGTTINRIDEILEPYVVASYHKHLDIAREWDIHDPEAFAATRTEKECYDAFQSLEYEVNTLHTANGQTPFVTFGFGLGTSWASRLIQISILKNRIAGLGKNHKTAVFPKLVFAIKDGLNHQAGDPNYDIKQLALDCATKRMYPDILNYDRVVDVTGSFKTPMGCRSFLNAYEEHGELIHDGRNNLGVVSLNLPRIALQAKGDLTRFYQILDERLLLARRALETRISRLEKVRARVAPILYMEGACGVRLEADEPIAHIFKNGRASISLGYIGVHETINALFGDQQHVYDHHKLRDEAVKIIGYLKAATNRWAEETGYGFSLYGTPSENLCNRFCRIDAKEFGVFDGVTDKGYYTNSFHLDVEKNVNPYDKIDFEMPYPAISSGGFICYGEFPNMQRNVEALENVWDYSYSRIPYYGTNTPIDECYECGYTGEFSCTSKGFVCPKCGNHDPAKVSVIRRVCGYLGSPDARPFNFGKQEEVKRRVKHL; from the coding sequence GTGAAACCGATTGTGATCAAACGCGATGGCTCAAGAGCGGCGTTTCATCGAGACAGAATTCAGGCTGCGGTTGAAGCCGCAGCCGAACATGCTGATCAAGAACTGGCCATCTATGCCTTAAATGTTGCGCTGGCCGTAGAATTGAAGCTCAAGGATTACAAAGAAGTTCATATTGCAGAAATTCAAATGCTGGTCGAGAACGAATTGATGCAGGGGCCCTACAAATCGTTGGCTCGTTCTTACATCGAATATCGTCATGATCGTGATATTGCCCGAGAGAAACAGAGTGCGCTGACACGAGAAATCGAAGGCTTGATCAATGAAAGCAATGCTGATTTGCTGAATGAAAATGCCAATAAAGATGGCAAAGTGATTCCGACGCAACGTGACCTGTTGGCCGGGATTGTCGCGAAACACTATGCCAAGACTCGTATTCTTCCCCGTGATATCGTCCAAGCTCATGAAGCTGGCGATATCCACTACCATGATCTGGACTACGCACCTTTCTTTCCGATGTTCAACTGTATGTTGATTGATTTGAAAGGCATGTTGACGCACGGCTTCAAAATGGGTAATGCAGAGATCGATACACCAAAATCGATCTCGACAGCAACAGCTGTGACGGCCCAGATTATTGCTCAAGTTGCCAGCCATATTTATGGCGGGACGACCATCAATCGCATTGATGAAATTTTGGAACCTTATGTTGTGGCAAGCTATCACAAGCATCTTGATATTGCCCGCGAATGGGATATTCACGATCCCGAAGCATTTGCGGCCACGCGAACTGAAAAAGAGTGTTATGACGCATTTCAATCGCTGGAATATGAGGTGAACACGCTGCACACAGCCAATGGACAGACACCTTTTGTGACATTCGGTTTTGGTCTGGGTACCAGTTGGGCTTCGCGGCTGATTCAAATTTCCATTTTGAAAAACCGGATTGCCGGTTTAGGCAAAAATCATAAAACCGCTGTGTTTCCAAAACTTGTTTTTGCGATTAAAGATGGCTTAAACCATCAAGCGGGTGATCCGAATTATGATATTAAGCAATTGGCGCTCGATTGCGCGACCAAACGGATGTATCCGGATATTCTCAACTATGATCGTGTAGTTGACGTCACCGGCTCCTTTAAAACGCCGATGGGTTGCCGGAGTTTCCTGAATGCCTATGAAGAGCATGGCGAACTCATACATGACGGTCGAAATAACCTCGGGGTCGTGAGTCTGAATCTGCCGCGGATTGCGTTGCAGGCTAAAGGGGATTTAACTCGTTTCTACCAAATTCTTGATGAACGCTTGTTACTGGCACGTCGGGCGCTGGAAACCCGAATTAGCCGTTTAGAAAAAGTTCGCGCGCGGGTTGCTCCGATTCTGTATATGGAAGGTGCTTGTGGTGTCAGACTAGAAGCGGATGAGCCGATTGCACATATCTTTAAAAACGGTCGGGCATCGATCTCACTGGGTTATATTGGGGTGCATGAAACGATCAATGCGCTGTTTGGTGATCAACAGCATGTTTATGATCATCACAAACTCCGGGATGAAGCGGTAAAAATTATTGGTTATCTCAAAGCGGCCACCAACCGCTGGGCGGAAGAGACGGGGTATGGGTTCAGCTTGTACGGTACACCGAGTGAAAACTTGTGTAACCGTTTCTGTCGTATCGATGCCAAAGAGTTTGGAGTGTTCGACGGTGTGACGGATAAAGGTTACTACACCAATAGTTTCCATCTGGATGTTGAAAAAAATGTCAATCCATACGACAAGATTGACTTTGAGATGCCGTACCCGGCAATTTCGAGTGGTGGTTTTATCTGTTACGGCGAGTTCCCGAATATGCAGCGTAATGTTGAAGCGTTGGAGAATGTTTGGGATTACAGCTATAGTCGCATACCTTACTACGGCACCAATACCCCGATCGATGAATGTTATGAGTGTGGTTATACCGGAGAATTTTCCTGTACCAGTAAAGGGTTTGTTTGTCCGAAATGTGGTAACCATGACCCAGCCAAAGTATCCGTCATTCGCCGGGTATGCGGCTATTTAGGCAGTCCTGATGCTCGTCCGTTCAATTTCGGTAAGCAAGAAGAAGTCAAACGACGAGTTAAACATCTGTAA
- a CDS encoding MacB family efflux pump subunit — protein sequence MKDALLHLSGVSRSFPAGEQTLTVLKDIELTIERGEMVAIVGASGSGKSTLMNILGCLDKPSQGHYLINGQDTSIMRGDELAQLRREYFGFIFQRYHLLGDLTAVDNVEVPSVYAGKARKSRREQASQLLTRLGLSDRLDHKPSQLSGGQQQRVSVARALINGGDVILADEPTGALDSHSGEEMLKLLQELHQDGHTIIIVTHDMHVAQFADRIIEIKDGEIIRDQQHHEQRHHTLRQPSSPQVQRWFNWDRYIEAFKMALLAMSSHRLRTFLTMLGIIIGIASVVSVVALGTGSRQAILKNISSMGTNTIDIRPGSGFGDRRANRIRTLSASDGDALKTLPFVDSVTPSINSSVTIRYTNQAVTASVEGVGPEYFRVRGYEIATGQYWDSNSVQSLAQEAVIDHNTKQSLFPRSNPIGQIIFLNTLPVRIIGVTQPRESAFGNNDSLRVWVPYTTVSGRMLGRPHLDRLTVRINDSAPSQAAEQAIISLLKMRHGTQDFFTINTDTIRQNIERTTATMTLLISAIAVISLIVGGIGVMNIMLVSVTERTREIGVRMAVGARQSDILRQFLIEAVLVCLCGGVLGISLAFLIGVIFSYSGGGNFQMIYSSTSIITAFLCSTLIGVLFGFLPARNAARLDPIEALARD from the coding sequence ATGAAAGATGCATTACTCCATTTGTCTGGTGTATCACGTAGTTTTCCTGCCGGAGAACAGACGCTGACTGTTTTGAAAGACATCGAGCTCACGATTGAGCGCGGGGAAATGGTCGCAATTGTCGGTGCCTCCGGTTCGGGAAAATCGACATTGATGAATATTCTTGGTTGTCTCGATAAACCCTCACAAGGTCATTATCTTATCAATGGGCAAGACACCTCAATAATGCGGGGAGATGAACTGGCCCAACTCCGTCGGGAATATTTTGGGTTTATCTTCCAACGCTATCACTTGTTGGGCGATTTAACTGCGGTCGATAACGTTGAAGTACCCTCCGTTTACGCAGGAAAAGCACGTAAAAGTCGTCGAGAGCAAGCCAGTCAACTGTTAACACGTCTTGGATTGAGCGATCGTTTAGATCACAAACCCAGTCAGCTCAGTGGTGGACAGCAACAACGGGTTAGTGTCGCCCGAGCACTGATAAACGGTGGCGATGTCATCTTAGCGGACGAACCCACTGGGGCTTTGGATAGCCACAGCGGTGAAGAGATGCTCAAGCTATTGCAAGAGCTGCATCAAGATGGACACACGATTATCATCGTTACTCATGATATGCACGTTGCACAATTCGCCGACCGCATCATTGAAATTAAAGATGGTGAAATTATCCGTGATCAACAGCATCACGAACAACGACATCATACACTGCGGCAACCCTCATCTCCGCAGGTTCAACGTTGGTTCAACTGGGATCGTTACATCGAAGCATTCAAAATGGCCCTGCTTGCTATGTCGAGCCATCGACTCCGAACCTTTTTGACCATGCTGGGAATTATTATCGGTATTGCATCTGTCGTATCCGTTGTTGCCTTAGGTACCGGCTCACGACAAGCGATTCTGAAAAACATCAGTTCCATGGGTACCAATACCATTGATATTCGGCCGGGAAGCGGATTTGGTGACCGGCGAGCCAACCGAATCAGAACACTCAGTGCCAGTGATGGTGATGCACTGAAAACGCTGCCTTTTGTCGATAGTGTGACCCCGTCGATCAATAGTAGTGTCACAATTCGCTATACCAATCAGGCCGTGACAGCCAGTGTTGAAGGGGTTGGTCCTGAATATTTCCGTGTCAGAGGTTACGAAATTGCAACCGGGCAATACTGGGATAGCAACAGTGTTCAGTCATTAGCACAAGAAGCTGTGATTGATCACAATACGAAACAGTCGCTATTCCCACGGAGCAACCCAATCGGTCAAATCATTTTTCTCAACACATTACCCGTGCGAATCATCGGTGTAACCCAACCGAGAGAAAGTGCATTCGGCAATAATGATTCCCTGAGAGTCTGGGTTCCCTATACCACCGTATCGGGTCGGATGCTGGGTCGCCCTCATTTGGATCGACTCACAGTGAGAATCAATGATAGCGCGCCTAGTCAAGCTGCCGAACAAGCGATCATTTCGCTTCTGAAAATGCGTCACGGCACACAGGACTTTTTTACGATTAACACGGATACCATCCGCCAGAATATAGAAAGAACAACCGCAACGATGACCCTGCTCATTTCAGCTATTGCTGTCATCTCGCTCATTGTCGGTGGTATCGGTGTCATGAATATTATGCTGGTTTCCGTCACAGAAAGAACCCGAGAAATCGGTGTACGCATGGCGGTCGGAGCGAGACAGAGTGACATCTTACGCCAGTTTCTGATTGAAGCAGTGCTGGTGTGCCTCTGTGGTGGTGTATTAGGCATTTCACTCGCCTTCCTGATTGGCGTGATCTTTTCGTATAGTGGTGGTGGCAACTTCCAGATGATCTATTCCTCAACATCTATTATCACCGCATTTCTCTGCTCGACACTCATCGGGGTACTGTTCGGATTTTTACCTGCACGCAATGCAGCACGTCTGGATCCAATCGAAGCGCTGGCAAGGGATTAA
- a CDS encoding efflux transporter outer membrane subunit: MNSTMIKPLFHLAISTLLLSGCTSLTHTKFTPPQVDVPAAWQTQQVTDQVSINPWWERFNDPALNRLIQQMLRINNDLALATLTLQKARLEAGLSETDQYPELSSTLAASHSKRLDSGSHSKNYSANLSVRYELDLWGRVASSVNAAQWTAIASAADRESTAQSLASTTASLYWQIGYLKERVALSDKSIAYAKQILALAQRQYHSGAVSELDVLEAKRSLAGQQAAHSDLLQSLTEAENALAILFNQPPKQGELQIQSLPKGPIPDVAAGVPADLLIRRPDVKAALYELKSALATSDTTVAGYLPTLTLTSSVGDASSQLRHLLTDPLGTLGAEIILPFLQWNKMSLNRKIAQTNYQTALVNYRQTLYSAMKDVDNALSAKQHYQYQGLRFKEQYNAATAAEQIYASQYHHGAVSIRDWLDAQENQRSAQESLLENRYNQYHIQATLYQALGGSDIAPPLAASNP, translated from the coding sequence ATGAATTCAACCATGATCAAACCATTGTTTCACCTTGCGATATCAACCCTGCTGCTATCGGGTTGTACCTCGCTAACTCACACCAAGTTCACACCGCCACAAGTAGACGTTCCAGCGGCATGGCAAACACAGCAAGTCACTGATCAGGTCAGTATCAACCCATGGTGGGAACGATTTAACGATCCGGCGCTCAATCGACTCATTCAACAGATGTTACGCATCAACAATGATCTGGCGCTGGCAACACTGACACTGCAAAAAGCGCGTCTGGAAGCCGGCCTGAGTGAAACGGATCAATATCCTGAATTATCATCCACGCTTGCCGCTTCACACTCGAAACGGTTGGATTCTGGTAGTCATAGTAAAAATTACTCGGCCAACCTTTCTGTTCGCTATGAATTGGATCTATGGGGACGGGTCGCTTCATCCGTCAATGCAGCCCAATGGACCGCAATTGCCAGTGCCGCAGACAGAGAAAGTACCGCACAAAGCCTCGCCTCAACGACGGCCTCACTCTATTGGCAAATTGGTTACCTAAAAGAGCGGGTTGCACTCAGTGACAAGAGTATCGCTTATGCCAAACAAATTCTGGCGCTGGCGCAACGCCAATATCACAGTGGTGCCGTTTCTGAGCTGGATGTTCTGGAAGCCAAACGTAGCTTAGCCGGGCAACAAGCCGCCCATAGTGACTTACTGCAATCATTGACCGAAGCAGAAAATGCGCTGGCAATTCTCTTCAATCAACCACCGAAACAGGGTGAATTACAGATTCAGTCGCTCCCCAAAGGGCCTATTCCTGACGTGGCTGCGGGCGTTCCGGCGGATCTGTTAATCAGACGACCCGATGTCAAAGCCGCACTCTATGAACTGAAATCAGCACTGGCGACCAGCGATACAACTGTTGCCGGATACTTACCGACGCTGACGCTGACCAGTTCTGTCGGAGACGCTTCTTCACAATTGCGTCATCTTTTGACCGATCCACTCGGTACGCTGGGGGCAGAAATCATCCTGCCATTTTTACAATGGAATAAAATGTCCCTGAACCGAAAGATCGCACAAACCAATTATCAAACGGCACTTGTGAACTATCGCCAGACTTTGTATAGCGCAATGAAGGATGTTGATAATGCACTCTCAGCAAAACAGCACTATCAATATCAAGGGCTCAGATTCAAAGAGCAGTATAATGCAGCCACAGCGGCAGAACAGATTTATGCCAGTCAGTATCATCATGGTGCCGTGAGTATCCGAGACTGGTTAGATGCACAAGAAAACCAACGCAGTGCGCAAGAGTCGTTACTGGAGAACCGTTATAACCAGTATCACATTCAAGCCACGTTATATCAGGCGTTGGGAGGAAGTGACATCGCACCACCATTAGCAGCATCTAATCCTTAA